A genomic region of Zea mays cultivar B73 chromosome 6, Zm-B73-REFERENCE-NAM-5.0, whole genome shotgun sequence contains the following coding sequences:
- the LOC542600 gene encoding ubiquitin-conjugating enzyme protein E2, with protein MASSASQASLLLQKQLKDLAKNPVDGFSAGLVDDSNIFEWQVTIIGPPDTLYDGGYFNAIMTFPQNYPNSPPSVRFTSEMWHPNVYPDGRVCISILHPPGEDPNGYELASERWTPVHTVESIVLSIISMLSSPNDESPANIEAAKDWREKRDEFKKKVRQCVRKSQEML; from the exons ATGGCGAGCAGCGCTAGCCAGGCGAGCCTCCTGCTCCAGAAGCAGCTCAAGG ATCTTGCGAAGAACCCCGTGGATGGGTTCTCCGCCGGGCTTGTAGACGACAGCAACATCTTCGAGTGGCAGGTCACCATCATCGGACCGCCTGACACCCTATA TGATGGAGGCTACTTCAATGCAATAATGACCTTCCCCCAGAACTATCCCAACAGCCCGCCATCAGTAAGATTTACTTCTGAGATGTGGCATCCGAATG TTTATCCTGATGGACGTGTTTGCATTTCTATTCTTCATCCACCTGGTGAAGATCCCAATGGTTATGAGCTTGCAAGCGAACGATGGACACCAGTGCACACG GTTGAAAGTATAGTTCTGAGCATCATTTCGATGCTCTCTAGTCCAAATGACGAGTCTCCAGCGAATATCGAAGCTGCC AAGGATTGGAGAGAAAAGCGGGATGAGTTCAAGAAAAAGGTAAGGCAATGTGTCCGCAAATCTCAGGAAATGCTCTGA